GCTGTTCAAACCAGTTTCTGCTCCTGGCTAGGACAAACACTCCTGTGTTCTGCAAAGAGGACAACAAGTGAAGAAACAAAGACTCCCAAATCTAATACCTGGTGAGCCAAACACCCCCAGGGAAGCCCCATGGCTAGAAAGATGAGGAGGGTAACAGTCTCCAATGTCCCTGTCTGCCTCCTCTGGCCCAGCTCTCTTCTCCAACTTAGAataatctcctaggagcccacagAGGTGAATACCATAAATAAATCTCTGCTCATCTCCACCACGGCCACATGCCCCTGGGAAGTCCTATTCTCTCCATATGTATTAACTCAGCGTGTGCAGCAGAAACGCAAATAACAGTGGTCTAGCAGGATGGAAACTTGTCTGTGTCTCCATGACAGGGAGGCAGTTCCAGGGCTGGTTGGTGACTCTGCATCACGAGGTTGTCCAGGCATCCAGGATCCTATGACCTTTCCTCCTCTGCTGTCCCTGGGATGCTGCCCTTATTAGCATGACCCAAAGTACCTAAGACCATGTCATTGGTCCATGAGCAAACAAGgaaagcaggagaggagggaagttctcattgtccatctccatgagagctcttgggtgaccaggcacattgtcagtgagcagtaatattttgaaaggactCTTTTCTTCTGAGAAGTAGGTCTCAATATTGGGCTGAAAATATTGAGTccaccatgttgtaaacagaaaAGCTGtcatctaggctttgttgttccatttatagagcacaggcagaatGGAGTTAGCATAcatcttaagggccctaggatttttctgaatggtaaatgagcattgatTTCAACTTAAAGTCGCCAGCTGCATTAGCCCTTAACAAGAGAGCCAGCATGTCCTTTGACGCTTTGAATCAGGCATtggcttctcctctctagctatgaaagttcTAGATGGCAGCTTTTTCCAATATAAGGCTATTTcgtctacattgaaaatctgttgtttagtgcagccacctttACGGATTACCTTAGCTAGATCTGGGTAACCTGCAGTTtttacatcagcacttgctgcctCACCTTGCACTTTATGTTACAGagacggcttctttccttaaactttGTCAACCaccctctgctagcttcaaatttttctcctgcagcttcctcacctctctcagccttcatagaatttAAGAGAGTTAGGGCCTCGCTGTGGTTTAGAATTTGGCTGAAGGGAATGTTGCAGCTGTTCTCTCCGGACCATGCCAACCTTCTCCATACCAGCAGAAAGGTGGTTTcgttttcttatcatttgtggTTCActgttaatttccttcaagaattttcctttgctttcacaacttggctaactgtttggcaCAAGAGGCCCAGCTTTCAGCCTATCttggcttttgacatgccttcctgACTGAGCTTAataatttctagcttttgatttaaagtgacacgtacaactcttcctttcacttgaccACTTAGAGGTCATTATAGGGTTATTAATTGCCCTAAAGTCAATGTTGTTGTGTCTCAAggaatagggaggcctgaggagagggagagagacaggggaaTAGCTAATCGGTGGAGTAGTCAGAACAGACACATCATTTATCCATTAAGTTTGCTGTCTTATATGGGAGTGGTTCATGtggccccaaaacaattacaataacaTCAAAGACCACTGACCACAGATCAGCATAACAAatctaataataatgaaaaagtttgtaatagtgtgagaattaccaaaatgtgacacagagacatgaagtgagcagatgctgttggGAAAGTagcaccaatagacttgctcaacgCAGGGTTGGCACAAACCTTCCATTTGTGAAAAAAACGCAAGATCTTCAAGATGTAATGAAAGAGGCATATTCACACAGGTCAACACCAATTATTTAGTGAAACTTTGTCTAAAACTGTAGGAAGGGAGGGGCGAAATCAAAGTGTCTATTTCAGCTCCATAGGCGAAGGTTTCGCATTACAGTGGGTAAAattgttgtttcttttctcttttcggGAGTTCTCCCATCTCTCCCAGGCTGACCACTCTGTGTTGCAGGAGATAGAAGATCTCAAGCAAAACTCAGGCTTTTCCTCCCACTGTTCTTTACACAGTATTGTGATCACCAAATTCCAATGTGTGGAGATTTTCCCCACATCCCCATTAACTCAATTTGGATTCTATCTACTAGAGATAGTATCAGATCCCACAGGCTAGATGCTCTGTCTTGCAAGACTGTCCCCCTTCCTAATATGCCAATcgcaagtccaggttgttacctATGTTTCTGATTGTCTATAAATTGGATGTTCTAATGTTCCCCaacttgggttcaattaatttgctagagcagctcacagaactccaAGAAACGTTTTACTTACTAGGTTACTGGACATAACTGATGACCAGCCAGATGGaggagatgcacagggcaagtAAGGTATGAGGGAAGGACTTGGCGGATGTCCTCTCAGATTGCATcattctccccaaatctccatgtCTTCATCAATgcggaagctctctgaaccccatcattttgggtttttatggaggtttcattacataggcacaATTGATTAAGTCATTGGCCATTGCAACTGATTAAACCTTCAGCCTCTCTCAGCTCCCAGGAcatgggggatggggtgggactgaaagttccaactttCTATTAACATGGTTGGTTCTCCCGGTCCAAAAGTCAACTTTTAACATAGCAAAACACACCTTTGTGGCTCTCATCACTTAGGGGAGTCTAAAGGTTTTAGGAACTGTGTGCCAGAAAtgaggacaaagaccaaatacatgcacgcacacacacacacacccacacaaacacacacacacacatataattgaagtatagttaatatacaatattgtgttagcttcacatatatagcaaagtgattcagttgtatatatatatatatatatatacacacatacatacatatatactctttcagattcttttccattataggctattataagatactgaatatagtttcttgtgctatacaggcagtccttgctgtttatctatgttatatatagtagtgagtatctgctaatctcaaactcctaattcatccttTCCCCTcaaacctttcccctttggtaaccataagtttgttttctatgtctgtgagtctgtttctgttttgtgaagaagttgatttctttttttgtttttagattccacacaaaaGTAGTatcatgtatttgtttttctctgcctgacttacttcacttagtatgataatctctaggtccacccatgttgcagcaaatggcaatatttcatccttctttatggctgagtaatagtctagtgtgtgtgtgtgtgtgtgtgtgtgtgtgtgcgtgtgcgtgtgtgtgtgtatacaccacatctttatccattcttctgttgatggacatttaggctgcttccatgtcttggctattgtgaatagtgctgctatgtgtgttggggtgcatgtatcttttcaaattagagttttcatcttttccagatatatgctggatcatatggtaactctatttttaattttttaaggaaacttcacattgttttctatagtggctgcaccaatttacattcccaccaacagtgtaggaggattccctttcctccacaccctctcccgcATTTATTATTcttagactttttgatgatggccattctaacatgtgtgaggtgatacctcattgtagttttgatttgcatttctctaataattagcaatatggaACATCTTtacatgtgcctgttagccatttgtatgtcttcttggagaaatgtctatttaagtcttctgttcattttttgattgggttgtttgttttttgatattgggGTGTATGAGCCTTCTGTATACattggaaattaagccctggtCAGTTGCAtccttttggaaatattttctcccactcagtagtttgtcttttcattttgtttatggcgTTCATCGTTTTTTAGCATTTCAATCTCTTATCAAAGTATTCctcctatccttttttttttttttttttttttttgccatttcaaACAAGTTGGTTTAATTCCAGGTGGTACAGAATTCAGGATGGAAAAAAGACAAGAACACATTTTGACAGGATTCTGGGCTGTGTTTATGCTGATTTCACAGCTAAGGTAGAAATGATTGAGATGAACTGAAGAGAAGATTAGccactgtttgatttttttttttacaaaagtttaTTCTTAAATGTACAATAGGTTCCAAGACAACACTTCATTCTAGCTACAGGTGGCAACAGATGTTATGGCAGGGAATCCAGATGTTAAAACAGGAATGGAATTAAGGATCATCATTGCCTCAGGCACAAGGAACAGCTTACTTTTTGCCAGATTTCTTAATTCCACCTGTGGCCAGGGGACCCTTCCCCGCAGCCTTCGCTTTTAGCTCCTCgagtttcttctgctcctctttctgcttctgcttGAATGCCATATCTTCCTCGTCCATCTCCTTGGCCTGCTTCTTGGGCTGCTTCAGGGGCTTCTTCTTGCCACCTTCCCGGCCAGACATGGTGCCTGCCGCCCCTTCCCCAGACCCTGCCCctattcattaattttattcctgagctCTTATATtgcctttctgagttttcttgtagTTTGTTGAATGTCTTCATGACAGCAATTTTGAATTCTCTATCGATTATATCGCAATAATCCACGACTTTAAGTGTGACTTCTGGAGAATTGTCGTTTGCTTTTTGTGGTACAGTGTTACTGTGGTTCTTCACAGTGCTTGATGTCTTGTTCCTTTGCCAAGCCATTTGAAGCAGGGAACACATTTCAGCTTGATTCCAACAATTCAACAAATTAGAAAATAGAGGCCTTTCCTTCTCTTGTCCAGTAGGTGGCACTACAACATGGGTTTTGGGTTCTCTAGTGTTACCTTTTGTTTGAGAGTTGGCACTTTCCACCCTCCATCACCTCTGCGAGAAATGTGGTCCCGTGCCCTCTTTATTGCTTCATGTGCCTCCAGGGTCGTTGGAGCCTTCTTACAGAGAGTGTCGCTGCCGTCGCTGCCTGGTGAACAGGGATAGTGGGCTCTTCCCTCATGTCTGGGAGCCCCTAATTCCCCGGTGTCACTGCTACAGGGAAGAAGGGGATGGGGGATTTGGGGTCCTGCAGGCACTTATGCCTTGTCCTGTGTTGTAAGGTTCTCTGTTGCTGCGAGTGGGGTGTTGGGACGCTGAAGTCACGGGTTTCTCAGTAGCTGGTGGGTTGGGGTCCCAGGACCCACTCCATTGGCTGCCTAGGTACCTggggccctgggcactgctgtggCTGAAAGGCTGGATTCCTGTGATCACCTCCCTGCTACAATGGGTGTCCTAGGGCTTCCAGCTCGGTGGCCACAGCTGGGGACCAGGATCGGAGGCTCTGCCTCTGCTGTTCCCTGGGTTCTGCCTCCTCCATGGGTTCCAGACCACCCACCTCTACATGTACATTGTGTGGAATTCTCTGGAGTCCTAGTGTGGTGGGCAGAGTCACCTTTGTTGTGTTGTGTTTGTTCACTGGTTGTGGATGGAAGGGGAGAGACTGAGGCAGCTTTTTCCTCCTTCATAAGGCTGATGTGTCTCCTCCAGGTCACAGTCTTTTGTCTAAAATCACCTGATTCTGCTCAGCTGGAGGTGGGGCTGAGCTGCAAACTGTGGGGCCCTGGGGAGCCTCCCTTGACCCACGACCCCAACCCTCGGTCATCAGGCAGGGCCAGAAATTAACTTTGGATCCAGGACTACAGGACATGTAATTTCAGGGTCTGGAGGTGTCTGGAGACAGGCCTGAGGGATCCAGATAGCAGATCTCTGTCTGTTAGGTCCACAAAAGGGAAGAAGAGGCAGGACGCCGGGGTCCTGGGCTCTCGGGACTGGGGAGGAGGCGAGGGAGTCCTCGAAGCTTCAAAGAGTGGAAAGTTTGATGCCTGCACAGGAGAAGGGTCCATGCTTGGTGTCCTTGGGTACAGTGTTGGGACTGCTGGGTCCTGTAGGTCTTGAGAGGGGGCAGATGGTTTTCGTGTTCTTAGGGAAATGTTCAGGAAATACCTGGGCCCAAACTCCTGGCTGATCTCCTTGTAGCCACTGAGGTCTCGAGGCTCCACCCCACGTCCTGTCCTCTGCTCTCCAGGAATGACCTCCATGGCCACCAGCTGGGCAGGTCTTTTCCAAAGCCCCTGGGGCCAGTCTTTTTGGCACAGTGGTCCCCACTGTCTTAGCAGATAAAGAGACGGTGTCCAAGTAGCCCAGGCTGTGAGCTGAGGACAGGTTCTCCCTTGATTCTCCCCGCACTCAGCATCCTGTGTGCAGAGGGGGAAGTGGATACCAGGAAAAGGGGTATTTCTCTGCAAGAGAGGAATTTCTTTCAtcacctcccttctctcctttacccttttccctttcttccatgTGTATTTGAGTCGCAGCATACCTGTAAGGACAGAAAATACCTAAAACTTAAGTAGAGTTTACTATCAAAATATAGAGCTAACACCCGTGTAATGACCATCAGGGTGAAAACTAGAACCTCTACCAGTGCCCAGACCAGGAACCCCTGTGCCTCTCCCGACACAGACCCCAACCCTCCTGCACACGTGGCCACTGAGCTgacccctcccctctcttctctgcttcttCCTTCTCCAGTCCTGTTGGCCTCCATCCCCTACTGTcattgttacggaaatgacaggccagccaagaaacaagcaccactcggagggttggagtactcagatttattacaccggcgggctcagaggggcttctgctcctaagctctgagcacctccacgACGTGCACATGAGATTTTATAGAGTTAAGTACAAGCTTGGcatattcggccaataggcatggaacagctttagcaacattatcacaaaagtagagacagtgaggcagcaaaccaacatttcaaggccagatatgtctctttgaaaatccagctggctagcaaaaaacatgaacagggaatcagcaaaccaacacttattaacttagatttacgagttagcccagcagaactcagatcagtaatccaacacttgttacacttagatttgtgacttagcttgttagcccagctgggcttttccttcacatcatGATTTCTTCCTTGTCCTCACTTGTCAAAGAGCCCTGTTACCCTGGGGATCTCCCCCCCATCCCCTTCCACACCATCCTCGGGATGGAGGTTCCAGAGTTGATTCCCTGGAGCAAGAGCCTACATCCTTGTTAGCAGCAATGGAAACAGGTGACAGGGACTTGCGGTTCAAGGTATTATCCCAGGAGATTGAGGGCATCCAGTATGTGTGTGGGGTCCACCTTGGACCTGGGATTCAGCTTTTACGGTTCTCGAGATCTGCTCCTCCCTGAGGTCAAAATCCTTGGTAACTCAATGGGGAGGAAAACATCTATGTAAGCCTGTATTTTGTGAAATAATTAAGATTCTAAACTTGCATTTTGGTAATAATGTATCAGTGGATGGGTCGCCCCCTTGGATGCACAGCCTTGTCTCACTGCTGAGAGCCCAAGGAGACCCTGGGCAGGTCCCTGGTAAGGAGGTCAAAAGGGAGCTCAGGTCTCCTGTCATCATCCCTGTGGCCACACGAGGGCGCTGCTGCTCTGCGCTCTCCTATTCAGGCACAGCCCGGGGAGCGAAGGGGCTGTGGTATGAGTCATAGGCTGACCTGGAGATTGGACAGCAGTGGGGGATGAGGATGCTTTCTGAGTAGCTCTGGGGTCAGGCtcggggggtggggcaggggatggagaagaggagagccctgcagccctgccctgtgTCTAAGCTTCCCATCTTCTCTCTCCACAACACACTTTCCTTTCCTTGATGAAAACACCCTGGAAAACTCAAAGTCTGTATTGTTTCTTCCACTCCCTCTTCGTTTCCGGCggatactaaattttttttaaattatactaaggtttaaaatttacaaaaagtAGTAAAGTTAGTACAGAGTTACTGTATATCTCACCATCAGTTTCCCTGTGGGAACATCTCATATGACGACCATACATTTGTCACAGCTAATGAAGCACACTGATACATTATTACCAAACTCCAAGATTTATCTGGATTTcattagtttttctttatttctgatcCAGGGTCCCATTGAAGACACCCCATTATATTAAGTCCATGCAGCCTCTCAGACTTCCCTCATTTTCAATAACCTATATATTGTGGAGAGGACTGCTCAGGGATATTGTAGCCTGTCTCTCTTATTTGACTTGAGTGACTGGGGCAAAGGGTTTGGGGGGAGAAGACCACAGACATGAAGTAACATTCTCCACACATCGAGAGTGTGTGCTCTCCACTTGATTATCACCAATAAGTTCACCTCATCACCTGGCTAAGGTACATGTCCCAGGTTTCTCTTTGtgaacttttccttttccttccccactTTCCATACTGTAGTCTTTAGAAGGAAGTCACTATGTGCAGCCCACACTTGAGGGGCACTCTGCTGTAAACATTGGTGTGCAGGTTTTCTAAAAACATGAGTTTTCAGATGAGTTTTGTAAATACTGGAGTGATCCGCAGAGGGGATGGTGAGCCTCTGTGTAGCTTCATGAGAAACTGCTGCCCGTCCCTGCAGTGGCTACGCTGCTTCGTGTTCCTGCAGCAGTGCCGGGAGGCTTCTGCGGCTCCACATCCTGCTCAGCGCTTGGCATCTCCTGTTCCTGGATTCCAGCTGTTCTCATACGTGTGTGATAGGATAacatcattgtttttatttgcacATCCTAATAACATatgatgttgaccatcttttcatatgcatttACATTGATaaatcttctttgatgaggtgtctgttcagacatttctgcatttttaaatgacttattttcaaaatgttgagTTTAGTGTTTCCATGTATATTCTAAAACAGGTCCTATATCAGATATGcgaatttgcaaataatttctccctgtCTGTGGCCTGCACTCTTTTACTGAGGTAACAGTATACATTCAGATATAGATAAAGTTTtctgggaggagaaagagaaattgcTAAGTGCAGTGGTTTTTGAGCAGAGGACTTGGGTGACTGGCGAAACGTGGAGACAATATGATTACTTACGTTTTATAAATTCTTGAGTATCTTTTGAATTCTCTTCTGTGCaatgttttcaaaaatatattacattaaaatcCGTGCACTCATAAAGTACTTAACATGTATCTTCAGCTCATGTGTCAGGACGCACATTCTGATCCTCTACTCCAGACCCATCACCTGTTGACTGAGCTCTTCTGCCACAGAAATTCCATTACTGAAAAAGATAGGCT
This genomic window from Camelus bactrianus isolate YW-2024 breed Bactrian camel chromosome 20, ASM4877302v1, whole genome shotgun sequence contains:
- the LOC123614044 gene encoding translation machinery-associated protein 7, coding for MSGREGGKKKPLKQPKKQAKEMDEEDMAFKQKQKEEQKKLEELKAKAAGKGPLATGGIKKSGKK